One window from the genome of Cryptomeria japonica chromosome 6, Sugi_1.0, whole genome shotgun sequence encodes:
- the LOC131073047 gene encoding uncharacterized protein LOC131073047 codes for MVYGTKAMMPVDFEYKTLRTAISLDMTLSIAQKERIMQLNALDELRKFSLQHTEYVQNQRMKWHDHYIKDKSFKSGDWDLLYDSRYKDNLVKLQTKWLGPYKMVETFSNGVVKLSMIDPVKFKLLVNGHQLRLYHKPLRKDEFL; via the coding sequence ATGGTATATGGAACAAAGGCAATGATGCCTGTTGATTTTGAATATAAAACTTTGAGAACAGctatttccttagatatgacaCTTTCTATAGCACAAAAAGAAAGGATCATGCAGCTTAATGCTTTAGATGAACTAAGGAAATTTTCCCTGCAGCATACCGAATATGTTCAGAATCAgcgcatgaagtggcatgatcaCTATATCAAGGATAAATCATTCAAGTCGGGTGATTGGGATCTTCTCTATGATTCCAGGTACAAAGATAACTTGGTAAAATTACAAACAAAATGGTTAGGCCCTTATAAGATGGTTGAAACATTTTCTAATGGTGTTGTCAAATTATCTATGATAGATCCTgttaagtttaaattgttagtcaaCGGTCATCAGCTACGCCTATACCATAAACCTCTGAGAAAAGATGAATTTCTATGA